The Fulvivirga maritima genome segment TTTTTCATTTGACTTAGGAAGAGGAATTCCTACTATTACCGCCATGCCAGCTGCATGTGCCTTATTAAGTACGGCTTTTAGGCCTACCGTATCATAAGTCCGAATGGTATTTCCGCCTATCTGCTTCAGCAAAGTAAGACTATCTTGCCCAGCCACACCCTTCACTTTAAAAGGACTACCTTTTCTTATAAGTGAATATCCACTATCAGACTTTTGAATATAAACAGCACGATCGGAGCCAACAGAAGATGGTGATTTTTCTTCACAAGCGATTATAACCCATAAAAACAATAGATACCTAAGACCTTTGTACATTTTGCTGGCAGCTGTAATAAGCTAAAAATAGGAAATGCCAGCTTAGGTTAATAGATAGGATAAAATAAAACTTCTTCATCAACGCCTATTAAATCCATAAAACCATGAATATCAAGCAATTGATAAAGAAGTTATTTATATTTAAGAGAAACTAAAACGTTGCCTAAATTCTTCTATTTCCTCATTAAAGGTTTTATCATTAATAAGTCCTAGTTTACTATTAAGCTCTTCATTAGGCTTTACTTTTAACTGACGAAGTTTCAAGTGCTGATTAACGAAGATAAACTCCAATTCCGGGATCTGCTCTTTTAGCGTATCTACTATATCCAGCACTTGCATATCACGGTCTACCAAGTTATAAATTCCTGAATTCAGCTCACCATCCAGCACTCTTGAGAGCGCCTCTGCCACTCTTTTTATATGAATAAAAGATCGTTGTTGAAAACCATCTCCATGAATAGAAATGCGTTTATAGAAATGCGCTTCAAACACAAATTTATTAATAACTGCATCAAACCTCATACTGCGGTTATAGCCGTATACATTGCCACACCTAAATATGAAAGTATCCATTTTATCTTTGAGTCGGCTAGCATGCTCTTCCCCTCTCATTTTAGATATTCCATAAAATGTTTTAGGGTTAGTCTCTATACTTTCATCTACCGCCTCTTTTGAAGAACCATACACTCCCGTGCTGCTAGTGAATATAAACTTCTTCACATCACTTTCTTCAACAGCATAGATCAGCTCAGCAGTACCCCAATGATTTACCTGCTCATAAAAATGAGGGTCGGTATTAGCAAAAGGGGTAGTTACTTTTGCCGCTAAATGATAAACAACATCTATCCCTTTCAAAGCCTTTTTCAAAAAGCGAGAGTCTAGAAGTTCTCCTTTCACAAATTTCACTTTAGCATTATTAGTGAAACTGTGGCCAAGAAAAAAGTTGAAGTTATTTTTACTTAAATTATCATAAACTACTATCTCTTCTACATCATCGCGCTGAGCAAGGAGACCTACTAATTCTGTGCCTATATAGCCGGCACCTCCGGTTACTAAAATTCTCATAATTATTTACTTACCAAGTCCGTGTGCAATCCACATTCCGTTTTATTCATGCCGTACCATCTGGCCTCCCTTTCCATCATATCAGGGTTTACCTTGCGAGTACAAGGCTCACAGCCAATACTCAGATAGCCCGAGTTTTCCAGCGGATGCTTTGGCAGATCATATTCTTTTTGATATTGATAAATCATTTTCGCATTCCAATCCAGCATAGGGTGAAACCTCACCGCGTTATTAGGGGCTGGCTGCTCCACCTGCATGGCTTTTCTTACGGCACTTTGGTCTGCTCTCACACCGTTTATCCATACATCATGCTGCATTAAAAGCCTGTTTACAGGTTGCGTTTTATTTAAAAAGCAGCAGTGGTCTGGGTCAGAAGTAAATAACAACCTGCCTTCAGCGTCTTTTTGCATAAATTTTGGCGTTTCTGACTTTAAGTCCACAGTATTCAGACCAAACAAATCCGCCACCCTGTCTTTAAACTCTACTGTCTCAGGAAAGTGATACCCTGTATTTATAAACACCACAGGAATACTCTTATCTATCCTACTTAAAATATGTAGCAATACTATACTATGCGACTGAAAAGAAGAAGTAGTAAATAATGACTTGCCTTCCTCTTTATATTTCTCTAATTGTGCTTTTATTTCATCAAAACTCACTGAAACACCTCCTTTTTGATTTGTTCAAAGTTATTCATTACTATACCATTTGAAAATAAAAACCTAAATAACTGCACCTTATAAATAAGCTATAGCAAAGCAGCATCTCTCTAAATCAATATTTTTCATTGGTATCTATTTATTTCAAAGTTTCATTTTTCAAGTAACTAGTGCTAATTACCCATATTATTGTTATAACACGTATATTCACGGCTATAAATAGAACCACTAACCAGAATAATTTTGAAAGTAGCCGTTTTTAGAAAAGAGCATTTCAATGCTGCTCACAGACTATACAACCCTGCCTGGGATGATGAGACCAACTTCAAAACCTTTGGTAAATGTAGTAATCCTAATTACCACGGCCATAACTACGAACTTTACGTAAAACTCATTGGAGAGGTTAACCCTGATACGGGATATGTTTATGATATGAAAATTTTGAGTGATCTGATAAAGGAGCATGTAGTGACAAAATTTGATCATAAAAACCTTAACCTCGACACTCCGTATTTTAAAAACAAGATACCCACTGCTGAAAACATT includes the following:
- a CDS encoding NAD-dependent epimerase/dehydratase family protein, with product MRILVTGGAGYIGTELVGLLAQRDDVEEIVVYDNLSKNNFNFFLGHSFTNNAKVKFVKGELLDSRFLKKALKGIDVVYHLAAKVTTPFANTDPHFYEQVNHWGTAELIYAVEESDVKKFIFTSSTGVYGSSKEAVDESIETNPKTFYGISKMRGEEHASRLKDKMDTFIFRCGNVYGYNRSMRFDAVINKFVFEAHFYKRISIHGDGFQQRSFIHIKRVAEALSRVLDGELNSGIYNLVDRDMQVLDIVDTLKEQIPELEFIFVNQHLKLRQLKVKPNEELNSKLGLINDKTFNEEIEEFRQRFSFS
- a CDS encoding phosphoadenylyl-sulfate reductase; this translates as MSFDEIKAQLEKYKEEGKSLFTTSSFQSHSIVLLHILSRIDKSIPVVFINTGYHFPETVEFKDRVADLFGLNTVDLKSETPKFMQKDAEGRLLFTSDPDHCCFLNKTQPVNRLLMQHDVWINGVRADQSAVRKAMQVEQPAPNNAVRFHPMLDWNAKMIYQYQKEYDLPKHPLENSGYLSIGCEPCTRKVNPDMMEREARWYGMNKTECGLHTDLVSK
- a CDS encoding 6-pyruvoyl trahydropterin synthase family protein, producing MKVAVFRKEHFNAAHRLYNPAWDDETNFKTFGKCSNPNYHGHNYELYVKLIGEVNPDTGYVYDMKILSDLIKEHVVTKFDHKNLNLDTPYFKNKIPTAENIAMVIYDLLREQIEDDLELKIRLYETERNFVEYPVGK